The DNA region TCGTGCATGATGACGCGCAGATCCGGTATTCCGTCATTGAACGTTCGGAAATCCGGGAGCGGGCGGTCGTCGGTCCTTTCACCTACATCCGTCCCGGAACGGATCTCGGCGCCGACACGAAAGCGGGAGCTTTTGTCGACCTGAAAAAGGCCAAAATCGGCCATGGTACGAAGATTTCCCATCTGGCCTACGTGGGAGACGCGGAGGTCGGGGAGAAAGTCAATATCGGCTGCGGAGTCATCACCGTCAATTACGACGGGGTCCACAAACACAAAACCGTCATCGAAGACGGAGCGTTTGTCGGATGCAATGTGAATCTCATCGCCCCGGTCACCGTGGAAAAAGGAGCTTACGTGGCCGCCGGCTCCACCATCACGCATGATGTGCCGGAAGGAGCCCTCGCCATCGCCCGCGAGCGTCAGACGGTCAAGCCGGGGTATGTGGAAAAATTGATGGCGAAACACGCCAAAAAGTGAATACCAAGTGGAGGAACGTGTTTCTTATGCCCAAATCCCGTTTGCAAGTGTTCAGCTGCAATTCCAACCTCACACTGGCCAAGGCGATCTGCGAACACATCGGCATTCCGCTCGGGGATGCCGAGGTGGGCAAATTCAGCGACGGGGAAATCCACGTCAAGCTGAATGAAAGCGTTCGCGGTTCCGATGTGTACGTGATCCAGTCCACCTGTGATCCGGTCAACCAGCACCTGATGGAGCTTCTGGTCATGGTGGATGCGCTCCGCCGCGCTTCCGCCGGCACGATCAACGTCGTGATTCCGTACTACGGGTATGCCCGTCAGGACCGCAAGACCCGTGCGCGTGATCCGATCACCGCGAAATTGGTCGCCAACCTGATCGAAACGGCCGGTGCGCACCGCATCATCACCATGGATCTTCACGCCACGCAGATCCAAGGGTTCTTCGACATCCCGGTCGATCATCTGATGGGTGTGCCGATCCTGGCGGAATATTTCCGGGGAAAACAATTGAAAGACGTGGTCGTCGTCTCTCCGGACCACGGTGGAGTGATTCGGGCCCGCCGTCTGGCGGAGCGGTTGGAAGCTCCCATCGCCATCATCGACAAACGGCGTCCGGAACCCAACGTGGCCGAAGTGATGAGCATTGTCGGAGATGTGAAGGGCAAGACGGCCATCATCATCGATGACATCATCGATACCGCCGGCACGATCACCCTGGCCGCCAATGCCTTGCTGGAACACGGCGCGAAAGAAGTCTACGCCTGCTGCACTCATCCCGTCTTCTCCGGACCGGCCATCGAGCGGATCCGTGATTCCAGCATCAAGGAAATGGTGGTGACCGACACCATTCCTCTTCCGAAGCACAAACAGCTGGACAAAATCCGGGTGCTTTCGGTGGCACGCCTGATCGGCGACGCCATCGTCCGGGTTCACAACGAACAATCGGTCAGCAAGCTGTTCGACTGAATGCGTTTTACGGGGCATCCGCTGTGGAGCCCCTTTTTTCACCCGAACAATCCAACGGCGAGCGGAGGATGACAATGAAACTGATCGTGGGATTGGGCAATCCGGGCATCCGCTATGCCCGAACGCGGCACAACGCGGGGTTTTGGGTGATCGATGAACTGAGCCGCCGCTGGGGAATCCCCGTGAAAAAAGAGAAATGGAAGGCGGAGATCGGCGAAGGCATCGTCAACGGGGAAAAAGTGATCCTGATGAAACCGATGACTTACATGAATCTGTCCGGGGAAGCGGTTCGACCGGCCAAGGATTGGCTCAAGGTGGACGATGACAACCTGCTGGTCATTTACGATGATCTGGATTTGCCCCCGGGAAGAATTCGCCTCCGTTTGTCGGGAAGCAGCGGCGGTCACAACGGAATGAAATCGATCATCGCCTGTTTGGGAACGGACCGGTTCAAGCGAATCCGCATCGGCATCGGGCGGCCGGATCCCGGCGTATCCGTGCCGGATCACGTGCTGTCCCCGTTTTTGTCGGAAGAGCTGGACGTCGTGATGGACAGCGTGGATCGTGCCGCTTCCGCCGTGGAAAAATGGCTGGAGGCGGATTTCTTGACGGCGATGAACCAATTCAACAAGTGAAGCGAAAGAGATCCCCTTGTGGATCGGATCAGGTATGCTTTGCCTCTCCCGTGTGCATCCTAGAGGCAGGATGCCCGCAGAAAGGGGAGGCGTTTTCATTGATCGTGTACGTTTGTCGACATTGCGGCGCCCGGCTCGGCGAGTTGAATGAGGATGGGCTTACCGAGAGCCGGTTGGGCTTTGATCGGTTGACCCCGGACGAACGAAAGGATATAATAACGAATGATATGAATGGAAATCAAATCGTTCGTGTCACTTGCGAATCCTGTCAGCAAGTGCTTGAAAGTCATCCGGAACGCTTGCTATTGCCTCGTTTGTATCACTGATGTTCGTTTACATTTTTATGATTTTATGGAAATTTTAAACGATACGTCGGAAATCCACCCTTCCGCCAGGAAACGAAACCGTTTACCGTCGGATTGGCAGGGGATGTTTTCTGACTATACCGAAAAAACGGCCTTGGCTTTGTCAAGCTGAGGCTTCTTTTCTATGCGACAAAGAAGGGGGGAACATCCTTTTGTTGCCGCTTGTTCACATCATGCGACAAGACAACGATTTCCGTTCCACGGTGGCCGGACTCAAGGGCATGTTGCGGGAGCAGCTTGTCTCGGGCCTTTCCGGAACGGCCCGCATGCTGTTTGTCGCCGCCCTTCACATGGAGTCGAAACGGCCGGTTCTCCTCGTCACGCACAACCTCAATCAGGCACAGAAAGCGGTTGAAGACCTTCAGGAGTTGATTCCCAAAGACCAGGTGTTGATGTATCCGGCCAACGAGCTGGTCACCACGGAAATCGCGCTCGCCGGGGATGAGACGCTGGGGGAAAAGCTGGAAGTATTGTCCAGAGTCTCCCGGGATTTTTCCGGCGTCCTTGTCGTGCCTTTTTCCGGCTTGCGCAAGCTCTTTCCTCCCAAACGTCTGTTTGCGGCTGCCCATGCACGCTTGAAGGTGGGGCAGGTTCATCCGATCGGCCAATTTGCGGAACACTTGGTCAAGACCGGCTATGTTCGGACGGAAATGGTGGAAAAGCCCGGAGAGTTCAGCGTGCGGGGAGGCATCGTGGACGTTTATCCGGCCAATTTCGACCAGCCGGTCCGCATCGAGTGGTTTGACGATGAAGTGGACTCGATCCGACCGTTTTCCGTCGACGATCAGCGTTCTTTGGACAAATGGAGCGAAGTGCTGATTCCTCCGGCCAAGGAATTGTTCGGTTCGGTGGATACTCTCCGCAAAGCGGCCGACCGGGTGCAAGCCCTGCTCGACGAACGGATGGCTGCCGTCCGGGATGCGGAACTTCTCGAGAAGCTGCGCGAGGGCGTCGGCCTGGATGTGGAGCGATTGCGAAACGGAACCCTGTTCACCGGCGTGTACAAGTATGTCAGCCAGATTTACCCCGACGCGGAGACGTTGCTTCATTATCTCTCCAAAGATACGGTCATCGTCCTTGACGAGCCCACCCGGATTCTTGAAAGCGCCCGGCAAATGGAGCGGGAAGAAGCGGAATGGCAAACGGTGCTGTTGAAGCAGGGGGAGATGCTGCCGGGCCTTCGCATCTCGGTCGGTCATGAGGAAGTGCTGCTCAAAAATGATCGGCAACGGGTGCACCTTTCGCTGTTTTTGAGGCAGGTCCCGGGGCTGCAGCCGCAAAACATCGTGCAGATGATGTGCCGGAGCATGCAGCAGTTTCACGGACAGATGCACGTGTTGAAAACCGAGTGGGAGCGTTGGGTCAAGGGCGGATTCCGGCTCATCTTCATGGCCAGCAGCGAAGAGCGGGCGGATCGTCTGGAACGGGTGCTCGGCGATTACGGCATGAAAGTGCACCGGGATGTGTCCGATCTGCCTCCGGCGCCCGGAAAACCGGTGATTCGCATCGGAGCGCTGCAGAGCGGGTTTGAACTGGCGGCCAGCCGGTTGGCCGTTGTCACCGAGGGAGAAGTGTTCACCCAGAAGCAGCGCCGTCCGCGGCGCAGTTCCAAGCTGGATCATGCGGAGAAAATCAAGGGCTATCAGGAATTGAAACCCGGTGACTACGTGGTTCACGTCAATCACGGCATCGGGCGTTATCTGGGCATCGAGACGCTGGAAGTGGGGGGCCTTCACAAGGATTATCTGCACATCCAGTATGCGGGGAATGACAAGCTGTACGTTCCGGTCGAACAGATCGACCAAATCCAGAAATATGTGGGCAGCGAAGACAAGGCCCCGAAAATTTACAGCCTGGGCGGCGGCGAATGGAGCAAGGTAAAGAACAAGGTTCGCAGCTCCGTTCAGGACATCGCGCAGGAATTGCTCGAACTGTACGCGAAGAGACAACAGGCGAGGGGATATGCGTTTTCCAAGGACACGCCGTATCAGAAGGAATTCGAGGCGATGTTCCCTTACGAGGAAACGCCCGACCAGCTTCGCTCCATCGAAGAGATCAAGAAGGACATGGAAAGCCCGCAACCGATGGACCGGCTGCTGTGCGGCGATGTCGGTTACGGGAAAACGGAGGTGGCCATCCGGGCCGCATTCAAGGCGGCCATGGACGGAAAGCAGGTGGCCGTGCTGGTGCCCACCACCATCCTCGCCCAGCAGCATTATGAGACGTTTCGCGAGCGTTTCGCCGAATTTCCGGTGACCGTCCGCGTCCTGAACCGTTTCCGCACGCGCAAGGAACAAAAGGAAACGCTGGAGGGGTTGGCAAACGGCACCGTGGACGTGGTGATCGGCACGCACCGCCTCTTGTCGAAGGACGTTCGGTTCAAGGATCTCGGTCTGCTCATCATCGATGAAGAACAGCGCTTCGGGGTAAAGCACAAAGAAAAGATCAAGCAGTTGAAGCATCAGATCGATGTGCTCACGCTCACCGCGACGCCGATTCCCCGGACGCTGCACATGGCGATGATCGGAGTGCGCGACTTGTCCGTGATCGAGACTCCTCCGGAAAACCGTTTTCCGGTCCAGACATATGTCCTGGAGTATTCGGGGGCCTTGGTGCGCGAAGCGATCGAGCGTGAACTGGCCCGCGGCGGACAGGTGTATTTCCTTTACAACCAGGTGCAGAACATCGAACGGATGGCGGAACAGATTCGCATGCTGGTCCCCGACGCCCGCGTGGCCGTCGCTCACGGGCAGATGCCGGAAACCGAGCTGGAACGCGTGATGCTTGACTTTCTGGACGGGGAGTACGATGTGTTGGTCAGCACGACGATCATCGAGACCGGGGTGGACATTCCCAACGTCAACACGCTGATCATTTACGACGCGGACAAGATGGGCCTGTCCCAGCTGTATCAGCTTCGAGGGCGGGTCGGACGATCCAACCGCATCGCGTACTCCTATTTCACCTACCAACGGGACAAGGTGCTCAGCGAAGCCGCGGAGAAGAGATTGCAGGCCATCAAGGAATTCACCGAGCTGGGTTCCGGATTCAAGATCGCCATGCGCGATTTGTCCATCCGCGGGGCCGGCAACATTTTGGGAGCCGAACAGCACGGTCACATCGCCAGCGTCGGATTTGAACTGTACAGCCAGATGCTGAAAGAAGCGGTGGCGGAGCTGCAGGGCAAACCGGTATCCGAAGAACCGCGGGATCCGGTGATCGAGCTGTCCGTCGATGCTTATCTGCCGTCGGAGTACATCCGCGACGAAAAGCAGAAGATCGAGCTGTACAAGAAAATCCGCGCCGTCAGGTCCGTGCAGGAAGCGATCGATCTCGAGGAAGAGATCGAAGACCGGTTCGGCGATCTTCCCGACCCGGTCCGCATGCTGCTCAAACTGGCGCGCATCAAGGCATACGCCATCCGCTACGGCTTTGAAGCCGTGGAGCAGCAGACGGATCAGAAAGGCAAGGAAAAAGTGGTTCTCTGGTTGCCGATCGACGTTTACAAGCGGATCGACTGGGACGGGAAAATGGGCAAAATTCTCGCCGATTTCCCCACATTGACCTTCTCCACCGGAGCGCAGCGGTTCGCATTCGCTTTTCCGCTCAAAGGGTTGTCGCTCACGTCGATTCTGGATGTCGTGGAAACGTTTTTGGCCCGGTTCGAAAACGCGTTAGAGGAGAAGGGAGTCATGCAAGATGCAAAAGCGGAATAACAGGTGGCTGAAGGGACTGCTTGCGGTGCTCTTGTCGGGAGCGCTCGTGCTGACGGGCTGCGGGGGACAGAAGGAAGAGGACACGTCCGCCAATCCGCAGGAGGCGGTGAAAGAATTCAAACCGCTCCCCACGGACAGCACGAAAAAAGTGCTGGAATACAAAGGGGGCAGCGTCGCGGAGGGAGAGCTGAACCGGTATCTGAACCTGATGGCGTTTCTCGATCAACAAATCGGGTTCATCATCGCCAACATGAAAGAGGAAGAATCCAAGCAGTTTCGTGAAGAAATGGCCAAAGATCTGGCCTCCCGCCGGTACATCGCGACCCTGATCCAAAATGACGCCGAATACGGAAAAAAAGCCGACGAATCCATGAAGCAGTTTGAATCGGAACTTTTGGGCGCGGCTTCCGAACAGGATGGAAAGGGGCCGAAAACGCTGGACGAGGCCATCAAGGACAAAGGGTTTGCCAAAGAAGACCTCCATCGCTTTTTCGTGGAATATCACAAGATCGAACAATTCCTGAATGATCGGCTGAAAAACGTTCAGGTCGATCAGGTCAAAGTGCAGCACGTTCTGGTGTCGGTGGGGGACGGTTCGGAAGGCACGGTGAAGCGGACCGACGCCGAAGCCAAGAAGCGGGCCGATGAAGTGAAGAAAAAGCTGGAAGCGGGAGAGGACTTCGCGGCCATTGCCAAACAGTATTCGGATGATCCGGGATCCAAGGACAATTCCGGCATGTACGAGGGAGATCCCGACCAGTTCGTTCCCGAATTCGCCAATGCCTGCAAAACGCTTCCGATCGGCAAGATCAGCGATCCGGTGAAAACGCAGTTCGGATACCACGTCATGAAAGTGACGGAGCGCAAGAAAATTCCCGCCACGCAGGCGAGCGAAGAAGCCCAGATGGAAAAGAAAAAGGAAATTTACCAGCAGTTCATCGACAAGGAACTGGGGGCCCGCGTGATCGCCTGACGGAAAAACGGACAAGCGGAAGTTCCCGACCCGTCGGAACGGACGGCTACCTGCTGTTGACCGCGGGACATGCCGGGGAGCGTGAAACGGAACCTGATTCAGGTTCCGTTTTCTGTATTTGGAAACCGCATAATAAATTGGCAGCGGAAGAATACTATGGGCGTAGCCAGGACTGATACAAATTTGAGTGAAAGAGAGGCATGCGTCCAAATGAAGGCAACCGGCATCGTGCGTCGGATCGACGACCTCGGGCGTGTGGTGATCCCGAAGGAAATTCGCCGGACGCTCAGAATCCGGGAGGGAGATCCGCTCGAAATCTTTGTTGATCGTGACGGAGAAGTCATTTTGAAAAAATACTCCCCCATCGGGGAATTGGCAGACTTTGCGCAGGAATACGCGGAATCGTTGTTTGAGAATATCCAGCACCCCGCATTGATTTGCGATCGCGACGCCGTCATCGCCGTTGCCGGGGTGTCGAAGAAGGAATATCTCGAAAAGCCGATCGGTGAACTGGTGGAGAGCTGCATGGAGCAGCGGCGGTACCATCTGGAAACCAACCCGGGAACGGTGGAAATCTTCAAGGGAATGCCCGAGGAATACCAGTCGTTCGTGATTGTCCCGATCAATGCCGGCGGGGACCCGATCGGAGCCGTCATTCTCCTTTCCAAAAAGGATGGCGTCCGAATGGGAGAACTGGAAGTGAAGCTGGCGGGAACGGCGGCGTCTTTCCTGAGCAAACAGATGGAGCAGTGATGCGCGCGGCGTCGTTCACCGCCCGTCCTTTTCCCGGCCGGCGTCCCGCCGGGGTTCGACCGGCCCTGGCGGCTGTCGTCAAATCTTGTTCGGATGTCATCCGGGGGTCCCGGACGGGGCCGGGATCTTTTCGCACGGAGCGCTCCTTGTGCATCCGGAACCGGATGGTTTCCGGTTCGGGGAGATCTTTTCGGACGCGTTTTTTCCGCGTCCTTTTTCTTTTCCCGGAATTCCCTGCGTACCGTCTTTCGTCCCATGCTTCCGCTTTTGTATAATGTAAGGAATGCGGGGAAGGGAAAGGGGTACATCATGGCTGAGGCACGGCAGTCTTTTGTCCGTGGTGCGGCGATCCTGGGATTCGCCCTTCTGATCAGCAAGTTTTTGGGAGCCGCTTACCGGATTCCGTATCAGAACATCACGGGCAACGAGGGAATGTACGTTTATCAGCAAGTTTACTCGCTCTACAGTGTTCTGTTGACCCTGGCGACGGCGGGTTTTCCGCTGGCCATTTCCAAAATGGTTTCCGAGAAACTGGCATCCGGGGACTCCGCGGGGGCCCGGGAGGTTTTTCGCGTTTCCGCGGCGACCCTGTCCCTGGCGGGATGCCTTCTTTTTGTCCTGCTGTTTTTCGGAGCGGAGAGCATCGCCGAATGGATGGGCAACCGGGAAGCCCTGACGCTCCCGATTCGGGCCGTTGCCCCCGCGCTCCTGGTCGTACCGTTGGTTTCCGCGGCGCGCGGTTATTTCCAGGGCACGCAAAACATGATGCCCACCGCGGTGTCCCAAGTGACGGAGCAGACGTTTCGGGTGGCGACCATCCTCATCTTGTCCTGGTATTTCATGGAGATCGGATGGGGCACGGTGTACGCCGGAGCGGGGGCGATGTTCGGGTCCTTCGTGGGAGCGGTCGCCGGACTGGCGGTCTTCGCCGTTTTCCGAAGCTCCGCGGGGAAAGGAGTCAAGCGGCGGATATCGCCGTTCACCGGGAATGGAAATTCCGGACGGTTGGTGCGGGATCTCCTGGCTCTGTCGTTGCCGGTCTGTCTGGGATCGTTGGTGATTCCGCTGTTTTCGCTGGTGGACTCGTTCACCGTGGCCAACCTGTTGGTGGCCGGAGGGATGGATCTTTCGTGGGCGGTGAATGAAAAAGGCATTTATGACCGGGCGCAACCGTTGATTCAGTTCGGGTCGTTCTTTGCCACGGCCATCGCCTTGTCCGTGGTGCCGGCCATCGCCGAGGCCCGGACGGAAGGGAAACATCGGGAGGCGGAAAAACGCGCCGCCTTGTCCGTCCGCCTGACCTGGCTGTTCGGGTTGCCGGCTTCGCTGGGCCTGTTTTTGATTGCGGAACCGGCCAATGTCATGTTGTTCGAAGACGCGGCCGGAACCGACGCACTTGCCCTCATGTCATTCACGATCCTTTTTTCCACGCTGCTGATCACCACGTCCGGAGTCTTGCAGGGGTATGGACGCGTGATCGTGCCGGCCGTTTCGCTCCTGACGGGAGCGGGAATCAAATGGGTGCTCAACGTTTTCCTGATTCCCGGGCTCGGGATTCGTGGTGCGGCCCTGGCGACGGTGGCGGGCTATCTGGTGGCCGTGGTGATCAATCTGGCCGTTCTCGTTCCGCTGGCCCCCGCGCTCCGACGGGAAACGGACGGTCTGTGGCGGAGCCTCATCGCCGTATTCTGGATGAGCGCGGCGGTGTTCGGGGTTTGCATGGGCGTTCAGGCCGTGCTTCCGGCAGGACTTGCCGACCGGGCGGCGATGAGCGTGATCGCACTCACGGGTCTGGTGACGGGAGCATGCGTGTACGGATGGGCACTGCTTCGCTTCGGTGCACTTCGCATGGATGAGATCGAAACGCTGCCGAAGATCGGAAAACGGATCCGGGCCCTCGGCGAAAAAAAACGTTGGTTCCGTGCATGAAGGAGGGGTGCGCAAATGAATGGCAAGATCGTGATCACCGGACTTGGATTCGGGGATGAGCATGCCCTGTCGTTGGGGACGCTAAAGCTGCTGGAGTCGGCGGGCCGGCTGTTCCTTCGGACCGACAAACATCCCGTGGTCCGCTGGATTCGCGAGCGGGGGATCTCCTTTGAGACCATGGACGAGGTTTACAGGCGGCACTCCGCGTTTGAACAAGTGTATGAAGAAATCGCCGAACGGCTGCTGCGGGAAGCGGACACCGGTGAAACCGTGGTGTACGCCGTTCCCGGTCATCCGCGGGTGGCCGAACGGACAACGGTGCTTCTTCTCAAACGGGGGCCGGAGCGGGGAATCGACGTGAGCGTGCAAGGAGGACATAGTTTTCTGGATCCCTTGTTCACGTCTCTCGGCATCGATCCCGTGGAAGGGTTTCAGCTGCTGGACGGCACCGCTTTGGACGCGGGTCGGATCGATCCCCGGGGGCATGTGGTCATCGCTCAGGTGTATGATCGCATGACCGCGTCGGACGTGAAACTGACGTTGATGGACGTGTACCCGGACGACCATCCGGTCACGGTGGCATCCGCCTGCGGCATTCCCGGCAAGGAGCGGACGGTTTGTGTTCCCCTTTACGAACTGGATCATGAAGACCGCTTTGATGACCTGACCACGGTGTATGTGCCGCCCGTCCGCGATGATCGGAATCTGTACGGACGTTTTGAATTTCTCGAAGGGATCATCCGCACGCTCCGGGGACCGGACGGATGTCCGTGGGATCGCAAACAGACGCACGAGAGCCTTCGGCCCTACCTGTTGGAAGAAGCGCACGAATTTCTGGAGGCCGTTGCGGAGGATGACCCGGAAGCCATGGCGGACGAACTGGGGGACATTCTGCTCCAGGTCATGCTTCATGCCCAGATCGCCTCGGAAAGCGGTGACTTCGACATTCATGAAGTCATCGGGCGGTTGAGCGACAAGATGATTCGCCGTCACCCCCACGTGTTCGGGGAAGGGAAGGCGGAAACCGCGGAAGAAGTCAAGGCCAACTGGGAACGGATCAAGCGTCAAGAACGCGGCGGCGAAGCGGAACCGGGCATTCTTTCGGGGATTCCCAAGGGCCTTCCGGCGCTTTCTCTGGCGCATGCCCTGCAGAAAAAGGCGGCCAAGGTGGGATTCGACTGGGACCGGGTGGAAGAGGTCTTCGGAAAGATTTACGAGGAATTGGACGAACTGCAACGGGCGGAAAACGGGAAAGCCATCGAGGACGAGTTCGGCGATTTGCTCTTTGCGGTCGTCAATCTCTCCCGGTTCCTGAAGGTGGATCCCGAACTGGCCCTGCTCGGTGCGTGCCGCAAGTTTCGTCGGCGGTTCGGACATATCGAGCAGCGGGCCCGGGAATCGGGGCGTCGGCTTCAGGAGATGTCTTTGGAAGAAATGGATCAGTGGTGGAATGAAGCCAAACAATCGGAAAAATGAGGAGACGGATCCGGAATCCGGGAAGGGAATTCCCCCGGTTTCCCGAATTGGATAAAGAAGGCACGAGGTGTCATCATGAGACTGGACAAGTTCCTCAAAGTGTCGCGACTCATCAAGAGGAGGACGTTGGCAAAGGAAGTGTGTGATCAGGGCCGGGTGACGGTGAACGGCACCTCCGCAAAGGCGGGCACCGTTCTCAAGCCCGGTGACGAGATCACGGTGCGGTTCGGAAACCGGTCGGTGACGGTGCGGGTGGAAGAGCTTCGGGAGAACGCGAAAAAAGAGGAAGCCGGACGGATGTACACCGTTCTCCGGGAGGAAACCGGAGGCGGGGAGAGCGATCGTTCGGACGGGGAAGAAGATTGACGCTCCGGCATGCCGGGGTGTCGGGGAATCCGGAGGGAACCGGATTCGGAAAAAACTTCTAACCGGGAGGCTTTGTCCATATCATGTTACCTAGAGAGGAGGGTACGTGAGATGGGCGAGGAGCTGTATTCCGGCAACCGGCATGAAATCATTCTCACCAATCGCGGAATGGTGGAGATTACGGGCGTCAATCGCGTCGAGAGTTTTGACAGTGAAGAATTCCTGCTGAAAACGGAGTGCGGGTACCTGGGCATCCGCGGGCAGGATCTTCGCATCCGGAGCCTGGATCTGGAATCGGGCAGGGTATCCATCGAAGGACATCTGATGGATCTCGGGTACCTGGACGGCCACGGCGCTCCCGCTTCCGAACGGGCCAAGGGAATTCTGGGGCGGATCTTCCGATGAATCTGGAAATGCAGTGGACGGCCATGGGGCTCATGATGGGGTCCGGACTGATTCTCGGAGTGGTGCTCGATGTATACAGGGCCTTGAAAATCCGGCTTCATCTGAGGGGATGGGTCGTCTCTCTCGTCGACCTGTTGTATTGGACCGGTTCCGCCCTGCTGGTGTTTGCTCTTTTGATGTGGAGCAATCGGGGGGAACTCCGGTTTTACCTCGTGGCCGCCGTGCTGCTGGGATTTTTTCTGTATCATCGCTGGTTCACCC from Staphylospora marina includes:
- the mazG gene encoding nucleoside triphosphate pyrophosphohydrolase, which produces MNGKIVITGLGFGDEHALSLGTLKLLESAGRLFLRTDKHPVVRWIRERGISFETMDEVYRRHSAFEQVYEEIAERLLREADTGETVVYAVPGHPRVAERTTVLLLKRGPERGIDVSVQGGHSFLDPLFTSLGIDPVEGFQLLDGTALDAGRIDPRGHVVIAQVYDRMTASDVKLTLMDVYPDDHPVTVASACGIPGKERTVCVPLYELDHEDRFDDLTTVYVPPVRDDRNLYGRFEFLEGIIRTLRGPDGCPWDRKQTHESLRPYLLEEAHEFLEAVAEDDPEAMADELGDILLQVMLHAQIASESGDFDIHEVIGRLSDKMIRRHPHVFGEGKAETAEEVKANWERIKRQERGGEAEPGILSGIPKGLPALSLAHALQKKAAKVGFDWDRVEEVFGKIYEELDELQRAENGKAIEDEFGDLLFAVVNLSRFLKVDPELALLGACRKFRRRFGHIEQRARESGRRLQEMSLEEMDQWWNEAKQSEK
- a CDS encoding RNA-binding S4 domain-containing protein, producing MRLDKFLKVSRLIKRRTLAKEVCDQGRVTVNGTSAKAGTVLKPGDEITVRFGNRSVTVRVEELRENAKKEEAGRMYTVLREETGGGESDRSDGEED
- the yabP gene encoding sporulation protein YabP, which produces MGEELYSGNRHEIILTNRGMVEITGVNRVESFDSEEFLLKTECGYLGIRGQDLRIRSLDLESGRVSIEGHLMDLGYLDGHGAPASERAKGILGRIFR